Proteins from one Mesotoga infera genomic window:
- the rpiB gene encoding ribose 5-phosphate isomerase B: MKLSIASDHAAFELKFFIAEYLKKGHEVIDFGPESPERSVDYPDFARRVCKSVLSGETEFGILLCGTGIGMSMAANKYRGIRAALCLFPEMAALARKHNHANVLVLGGRLMGSELAAWTVDTFLSTAQEGGRHTRRVEKIESLPVEDLERSK, from the coding sequence ATGAAATTATCCATAGCATCTGATCACGCTGCTTTTGAGTTGAAATTCTTTATTGCTGAGTATCTAAAGAAAGGCCACGAAGTCATTGATTTTGGCCCCGAATCGCCAGAAAGGTCCGTCGATTATCCAGACTTCGCGCGTCGTGTCTGTAAGTCTGTGCTGAGCGGTGAAACCGAATTTGGGATTCTTCTTTGCGGAACGGGAATTGGAATGTCGATGGCCGCGAACAAATACAGGGGAATCAGGGCGGCTCTCTGTCTCTTTCCGGAGATGGCCGCGCTGGCGAGAAAGCACAACCACGCCAATGTACTGGTGCTTGGAGGCCGGCTTATGGGTTCTGAACTCGCAGCATGGACGGTTGACACGTTTCTCTCAACCGCCCAGGAGGGCGGCAGGCATACCAGAAGGGTCGAAAAGATCGAATCGCTCCCAGTCGAAGATCTGGAGCGATCTAAATGA